In Nitrospirota bacterium, one genomic interval encodes:
- a CDS encoding DUF4390 domain-containing protein, protein MLRFILIIFSIILTFVSPLSAKQQGITDIDISRSNSELMVTAAYEGGFTPEIKQEIINGVARELFYYIVLQRVMPKWIDEEKISQTIKYTLKYDILKKQFLINRIIGNNREEHVFESYDEMIEWVSKIDRVSITPINTLRTTHKYYVSIKAEIKAGELPFLLRYLLFFIPYSEFSTGWVNSGEFMLKDLR, encoded by the coding sequence GTGTTACGATTTATACTTATTATCTTTTCCATTATCCTGACATTCGTTTCACCGCTGTCTGCCAAACAGCAGGGCATCACAGATATTGATATATCCCGTTCCAACAGCGAATTGATGGTAACAGCCGCTTATGAAGGAGGTTTTACCCCTGAGATCAAACAGGAGATTATTAACGGTGTGGCCAGGGAGCTTTTCTACTACATCGTCCTTCAGAGGGTAATGCCTAAGTGGATTGACGAAGAGAAGATTTCCCAGACAATAAAATATACCTTAAAATACGATATCCTGAAAAAACAATTTCTTATAAACAGGATTATAGGAAACAACAGGGAAGAGCATGTGTTTGAGTCATACGATGAAATGATAGAATGGGTTTCTAAGATTGACAGGGTAAGTATAACCCCTATTAATACCCTGAGAACGACCCATAAGTATTATGTCAGTATTAAGGCAGAGATTAAGGCAGGTGAACTTCCGTTTTTATTACGCTATCTACTCTTCTTTATCCCATATTCTGAATTCAGTACCGGATGGGTAAATTCAGGTGAATTTATGCTGAAGGACCTCAGATGA
- a CDS encoding slipin family protein, producing MELLLSPLIIIIIVAMFLYSAVKILKEYERGVIFMLGRFWRVKGPGLILLIPGIQKMVKVSLRTVVLDVPTQDIITKDNVSVKVSAVVYFRVIDSNKAIIEVEDYMYATSQLSQTTLRSVLGQADLDELLSARDKLNQDLQRILDRHTEPWGVKISNVEIKNVDLPQEMQRAMAKQAEAERERRAKVIHAEGEFQASQKLADAAEIISVRPAALQLRYLQTLTEIAAEKNSTIIFPLPVDMISTFLSPKKNPEKE from the coding sequence ATGGAACTCTTACTAAGCCCGCTGATTATCATAATTATTGTAGCAATGTTCCTTTACAGTGCTGTAAAGATTCTGAAGGAGTATGAACGAGGGGTAATATTTATGCTCGGAAGGTTCTGGAGGGTAAAGGGGCCGGGCCTGATTCTCCTGATCCCCGGCATACAGAAGATGGTTAAGGTAAGCCTGCGTACAGTTGTTCTGGATGTCCCGACACAGGACATTATTACAAAAGACAATGTGTCAGTAAAAGTAAGTGCAGTTGTATACTTCAGGGTCATTGATTCAAACAAGGCTATTATAGAGGTAGAGGATTATATGTATGCAACATCCCAGCTTTCTCAGACCACACTGAGGAGTGTGTTAGGTCAGGCTGATCTTGATGAACTCCTGTCAGCAAGGGATAAATTAAATCAGGACTTACAGAGAATCCTTGACCGTCACACTGAACCGTGGGGGGTCAAGATATCTAACGTTGAGATAAAAAATGTGGATTTGCCGCAGGAGATGCAGCGTGCAATGGCCAAGCAGGCTGAGGCTGAAAGGGAGAGGCGTGCCAAGGTGATTCATGCTGAGGGTGAATTTCAGGCATCACAGAAGCTCGCTGATGCCGCAGAGATCATTAGTGTAAGACCTGCTGCCTTGCAGTTGAGATATTTACAGACACTTACTGAGATCGCAGCAGAAAAGAATTCGACTATTATTTTCCCGCTGCCGGTGGATATGATTTCAACATTTTTGTCTCCGAAAAAGAATCCGGAAAAGGAATAG
- a CDS encoding nodulation protein NfeD, with amino-acid sequence MKLFIFCTILLTSISTLSYSSQKKVYLVKYDGIINPVAGEYINGAIKKANLDNVTALMIELDTPGGLDTSMRDIVKAISNSKVPVIVYVSPTGARAASAGVFITLSAHVAAMATGTNIGAAHPVAVGGGQMDKTMLKKVENDAAAYIKSIAEKRGRNAKWAEDAVRRSVSITENEALKLKVIDVIAENRDKLLGMLNNKEIITSAGKVRLDTKGVSIEEIPLGLRHRILNTLSNPNVAYILMILGIYGLFFELASPGAILPGVVGAICLILAFYAFQTLPVNYAGLALIILGVILFIAEIKIVSYGLLSVAGVIAMVMGSIMLMNTDVPFLKISWMVILPAVLLTAVFFVFAVGMAVKAHKRRPVTGIEGLEGETGEAYTDIDSEGKIFIHGEIWNAKSDEAIMKGEKVKIIRMDGMWLIVKKM; translated from the coding sequence CTGAAACTTTTCATATTTTGTACTATATTACTCACCAGTATTTCCACATTATCCTATTCATCTCAGAAGAAGGTTTACCTTGTCAAATATGATGGGATTATTAATCCTGTTGCAGGTGAGTATATTAACGGGGCGATTAAGAAGGCTAACTTGGATAATGTTACTGCACTTATGATTGAGCTTGATACACCGGGCGGGCTTGATACATCCATGCGGGATATTGTAAAGGCGATCAGCAATTCCAAAGTCCCGGTCATTGTTTATGTTTCTCCCACAGGGGCGAGGGCGGCTTCGGCAGGTGTGTTTATTACGCTCTCTGCCCATGTTGCTGCAATGGCTACTGGGACAAATATAGGGGCCGCACATCCGGTGGCAGTCGGCGGCGGGCAGATGGATAAGACCATGCTTAAAAAGGTGGAAAATGATGCGGCGGCATACATTAAGTCAATCGCAGAAAAAAGGGGAAGAAATGCCAAGTGGGCTGAGGATGCTGTGAGGAGAAGTGTTTCCATCACAGAGAATGAGGCACTAAAGCTGAAGGTTATTGATGTGATAGCAGAGAACAGGGACAAACTGCTTGGTATGCTGAACAATAAAGAAATAATTACTTCCGCAGGGAAGGTCAGGCTTGATACTAAAGGGGTTTCGATAGAGGAAATCCCCTTAGGTTTAAGGCACAGGATATTAAATACACTCAGTAATCCCAATGTGGCATACATTCTGATGATACTGGGTATTTATGGCCTCTTCTTTGAGCTTGCAAGCCCCGGTGCAATTCTGCCGGGGGTGGTCGGTGCAATCTGCCTTATCCTTGCCTTTTATGCCTTTCAGACACTCCCTGTTAATTATGCGGGCCTGGCCCTTATTATACTTGGGGTCATACTGTTTATTGCAGAGATAAAGATAGTAAGTTATGGATTGCTGTCAGTTGCAGGCGTCATCGCAATGGTGATGGGTTCTATCATGCTTATGAATACAGATGTACCATTTCTAAAAATATCATGGATGGTTATACTGCCTGCTGTCCTTCTCACAGCAGTCTTTTTTGTCTTTGCTGTAGGGATGGCTGTTAAGGCCCACAAACGCCGGCCGGTTACAGGTATTGAAGGTCTCGAAGGAGAAACAGGCGAGGCTTATACTGATATAGATTCAGAAGGCAAGATATTTATTCACGGAGAGATATGGAATGCAAAGAGTGATGAGGCTATAATGAAGGGAGAAAAGGTTAAGATTATCAGGATGGATGGGATGTGGCTAATAGTAAAAAAGATGTAA